One Desulfovibrio sp. Fe33 DNA segment encodes these proteins:
- a CDS encoding DUF465 domain-containing protein, with the protein MEAKDLELIEKYGAEDSQLKALWDQHNNYEKMLDKLESKAYLSPTEMQEVKELKKKKLAGKTTLLALLDKYRKLEA; encoded by the coding sequence ATGGAAGCCAAAGACCTTGAACTCATTGAGAAGTACGGGGCCGAAGATTCGCAACTCAAGGCTCTGTGGGATCAACATAACAATTACGAAAAAATGCTGGATAAGCTTGAGTCCAAGGCCTACCTGTCTCCTACTGAAATGCAGGAAGTGAAGGAGCTCAAAAAGAAGAAGCTGGCGGGCAAGACGACCTTGCTGGCTCTGCTCGACAAATATCGCAAATTGGAGGCATAG
- a CDS encoding DUF167 domain-containing protein translates to MSRPEFVSRRESGWSLDVWAQPGARKDEIAGVYQGCLKVRLRAPAVDNKANKGLVEFIARLLRLKKSQVEIASGHSSRKKHLALNIAGEPDWGSLLPGESPR, encoded by the coding sequence ATTTCAAGGCCGGAGTTCGTTTCAAGGCGGGAGTCGGGGTGGTCCCTCGACGTTTGGGCCCAACCGGGCGCAAGAAAGGACGAGATCGCCGGCGTGTACCAGGGGTGCCTGAAAGTTCGCCTTAGGGCACCGGCGGTGGACAACAAGGCCAACAAGGGGTTGGTCGAATTCATCGCCAGGTTGTTGCGGTTGAAAAAAAGTCAGGTGGAGATCGCCTCCGGCCACTCCAGCCGGAAAAAGCACCTGGCCCTTAATATTGCGGGAGAGCCGGACTGGGGAAGTCTTCTTCCAGGCGAGTCACCGCGTTAA
- a CDS encoding DivIVA domain-containing protein: protein MTVSKIDLLNKQFSRGLLGYSRAEVDQFMLELAEVLGDAADMQKAMRVKIKRLESSLKEYRQRDETLRDTLMSTQKMVDDLKVAAGREARLILDEARAKADETVRKGHNRLAHIHEEIESLKRTRTQFEVQLKGMLNAHLEMLEHSDPERDKVEEIESKLKYLKKVE from the coding sequence GTGACGGTTTCCAAGATCGATTTGCTCAACAAACAGTTCTCGCGGGGCCTGCTCGGCTATTCGCGCGCCGAGGTCGACCAGTTCATGCTTGAGCTGGCCGAAGTCCTGGGCGACGCGGCCGACATGCAGAAGGCCATGCGCGTGAAGATCAAGCGGCTGGAAAGTTCCCTCAAGGAGTACCGCCAGCGCGACGAGACCCTGCGCGACACGCTCATGTCCACTCAGAAGATGGTCGACGATCTCAAGGTCGCGGCCGGTCGCGAGGCGCGGCTCATTCTGGACGAGGCGCGCGCCAAGGCGGACGAAACCGTGCGCAAGGGGCACAACCGCCTGGCTCATATCCATGAGGAGATAGAGTCCCTGAAGCGGACCCGCACCCAGTTCGAGGTCCAGCTCAAGGGGATGCTCAACGCGCATCTTGAAATGCTTGAGCACAGCGATCCTGAAAGGGACAAGGTCGAGGAGATCGAGTCCAAGCTCAAGTACCTGAAGAAGGTCGAATAG
- a CDS encoding YggT family protein gives MDLIVQAIATVLDIVLSAYFWVVIISALLSWVNPDPYNPVVRFLRGVTEPVFYKIRSWIPFAVVGGFDLSPIVVLLAIKVCQIVVVGNLLRLAYSMGSGMSM, from the coding sequence ATGGACTTGATTGTCCAAGCAATTGCTACAGTTCTCGACATCGTTCTCTCTGCCTACTTCTGGGTCGTCATCATATCTGCGCTCCTGTCCTGGGTGAATCCGGACCCGTACAACCCCGTCGTGCGTTTTCTGCGCGGCGTGACCGAGCCTGTTTTCTACAAGATTCGCAGTTGGATTCCGTTCGCCGTTGTCGGCGGTTTCGACCTTTCCCCCATCGTGGTGCTGCTGGCCATCAAGGTCTGCCAGATCGTGGTGGTGGGGAACCTCCTGCGATTGGCCTATTCCATGGGCTCCGGGATGTCCATGTAG
- a CDS encoding HAD family hydrolase translates to MAIANPLMNPRLIEGVKTVVFDNDGVLIDSYEANMVYYGTIRRELGLPPMTEAEKYYVHTRTHEEAVRHIVPADKLERAFQIGATMNQASLAPYFKRSEGIREFLSWLRSAGFGLAVNTSRGSSMDLVLKLTDLEGFFHPVITSCKVSKPKPHPEGLFRIMQEHGVRPDEVAYIGDSVVDQRAAQAAGVRFWAYRDQGLEADVHVENFWAIRAAMQRCYKGCAPAF, encoded by the coding sequence ATGGCGATAGCCAACCCATTGATGAACCCCCGCCTGATCGAGGGCGTCAAGACCGTTGTCTTCGACAATGACGGGGTGCTGATCGATTCCTATGAGGCCAATATGGTCTATTACGGCACCATCCGGCGCGAGCTGGGGCTGCCGCCCATGACCGAGGCCGAGAAGTATTATGTGCACACGCGCACCCACGAAGAAGCCGTGCGCCATATCGTTCCCGCCGACAAGCTTGAGCGGGCTTTCCAGATCGGCGCGACCATGAACCAGGCGTCCTTGGCCCCGTACTTTAAGCGTTCGGAGGGCATCCGCGAGTTCTTGAGCTGGCTCCGCTCGGCCGGGTTCGGTCTGGCCGTGAACACCAGCCGGGGCTCGTCCATGGATTTGGTCCTCAAGCTTACGGATCTGGAGGGATTCTTCCACCCGGTCATCACTTCCTGCAAGGTCAGCAAGCCCAAGCCGCATCCCGAGGGGCTGTTCCGGATCATGCAGGAACACGGTGTGCGTCCGGACGAAGTGGCCTACATCGGCGACTCCGTGGTGGACCAGCGGGCCGCGCAGGCGGCGGGGGTGCGTTTCTGGGCATATCGCGACCAGGGCCTTGAGGCCGATGTGCACGTTGAGAATTTCTGGGCCATCCGGGCGGCCATGCAACGCTGCTATAAAGGGTGCGCCCCCGCGTTTTAG